One genomic segment of Spirochaeta cellobiosiphila DSM 17781 includes these proteins:
- a CDS encoding alpha-N-arabinofuranosidase, with protein MKVHIKALKQFTIGEVDKRIFGSFLEHLGRAIYGGIYEPGHKDADSNGFRQDVLKLVNDLDVPVIRYPGGNFVSSFYWEDSVGPKEERPKRLDLAWRAVEPNEFGLNEFTSWIRKTGAEPMMALNLGTRGIDAARNLLEYCNHPSGSYWSDLRIKHGYPEPHNIRLWNLGNEMDGPWQVGQKTADEYGRIAAETAKSLKLFDPELELIACGSSSSDMVTFPEWEATVLEHTYDYVDYISLHQYFSNYDNDLDDFLTSNLEMESFINTVIATCDYVKSKKRSNKTMYLSFDEWNVWFHSKEADKDIEPWTVGPKQLEDIYTYEDALVVGLALNTLLRKSDRVKIACLAQLVNVIAPIMTENGGSAWCQTIYWPFYYVSKYGRGVVLQLDVDSPTYENKKHGAVPYLDVVAVWDEKNNKIVVFGVNRSPSEALSFNQSFHGFGELVLDDWVELHHDDIKAVNTKDQPKNVYPQQKSVDVESIDLSPLSWNMLVWKVK; from the coding sequence ATGAAAGTTCATATTAAAGCTTTAAAACAATTCACTATTGGAGAGGTGGATAAACGAATATTTGGGTCATTCTTAGAGCATCTGGGAAGGGCTATCTATGGTGGTATATATGAGCCAGGTCATAAAGACGCGGATTCTAATGGTTTCAGACAGGATGTGTTAAAATTAGTTAATGATCTGGATGTTCCTGTAATTAGATATCCAGGGGGGAACTTTGTCTCTTCTTTTTATTGGGAGGATTCTGTTGGGCCTAAAGAAGAACGCCCTAAAAGGCTTGATTTGGCTTGGCGAGCTGTAGAACCAAATGAATTTGGGTTGAATGAATTTACCTCCTGGATACGTAAGACCGGAGCAGAGCCTATGATGGCATTAAACTTGGGTACCAGAGGAATTGACGCTGCAAGAAATTTATTAGAGTACTGTAATCATCCTTCAGGATCTTACTGGAGTGATTTAAGAATAAAACATGGATATCCTGAACCTCATAATATTAGATTATGGAATTTAGGTAATGAGATGGATGGCCCTTGGCAAGTAGGGCAGAAGACGGCTGACGAGTATGGCAGAATAGCTGCTGAAACAGCGAAATCATTAAAATTATTCGATCCTGAACTAGAACTCATCGCCTGTGGTTCTTCCAGCAGTGATATGGTTACTTTTCCTGAATGGGAAGCTACTGTTCTGGAACACACTTATGATTATGTAGATTACATATCCTTACATCAATACTTTTCTAATTATGATAATGATTTAGATGATTTTCTGACCTCCAATTTGGAAATGGAAAGTTTTATTAATACTGTGATTGCTACTTGCGACTATGTGAAGAGTAAAAAGAGATCCAATAAAACTATGTATCTATCCTTTGATGAATGGAATGTCTGGTTTCATTCAAAAGAAGCGGATAAGGACATTGAGCCCTGGACAGTAGGGCCTAAACAATTGGAAGATATTTATACTTATGAAGATGCATTAGTTGTTGGTTTGGCATTGAATACTTTATTGCGTAAATCAGATCGTGTAAAAATTGCCTGTCTTGCCCAATTGGTAAATGTAATAGCCCCAATAATGACAGAAAATGGTGGTAGTGCATGGTGTCAAACCATTTACTGGCCCTTTTATTATGTATCAAAGTATGGCAGAGGGGTGGTATTGCAATTAGATGTTGATTCCCCAACCTATGAAAATAAGAAGCACGGAGCTGTCCCCTATCTTGATGTTGTTGCTGTTTGGGATGAAAAAAATAATAAAATAGTTGTTTTTGGAGTAAACAGGAGTCCTTCAGAAGCATTAAGTTTTAATCAATCCTTTCATGGGTTTGGTGAATTAGTTCTAGATGATTGGGTAGAACTACACCATGATGATATTAAAGCTGTTAATACAAAAGACCAACCTAAAAATGTATATCCACAACAGAAGTCTGTTGATGTTGAATCCATTGACTTGTCTCCTCTTAGTTGGAATATGCTTGTATGGAAGGTTAAATAA
- a CDS encoding ABC transporter substrate-binding protein: MRNHTSFMLFLIFLLVSTMAFANGDQENNSGMSPDEVTLSFWTFQEIHYQYFSKMVDRWNAEGHKPMIKIDGQVLPYGEMHDKLLVALQSGVGAPDMVDIEISRFPNYLKGKVQLLPFNDMIDPVKDKLVIARYDNYAKDGMYYGLPFHVGASVMYYNKELLDAAGVKVSDIVTWDDYFAAGRKVLSATGKPMTTFEVTEQWSFWQMISQQGSDLFNADGTPSLDNPTNVKTLQFMLDMINSGVAVPAPGGFHHSEEYYGFMNDAGAASVMMPMWYMGRFTDYMPDLNQKIIIAPLPRWTKDGNRSAGMGGTSTNVTAQSKYPDVAKQFLAFAKLSQEGNIAMWKDLGFDPPRWDVWEKPEMNEPNKFTAYFLNDNIFEMLVDIKDEVYPINVVEDLPEGITLVRNALFQVLEEQSKTPKEALSDVAKELR; the protein is encoded by the coding sequence ATGAGAAATCACACTTCTTTTATGCTGTTTTTAATTTTCTTACTTGTAAGTACTATGGCATTTGCTAATGGTGATCAGGAAAATAACAGTGGAATGAGTCCAGATGAAGTGACTTTAAGCTTTTGGACTTTTCAAGAAATTCATTATCAGTATTTTTCAAAGATGGTTGATAGATGGAATGCCGAAGGCCATAAACCAATGATAAAAATTGATGGTCAAGTACTTCCTTATGGAGAGATGCATGACAAGCTGTTAGTCGCTCTTCAATCAGGAGTAGGGGCTCCAGATATGGTTGATATTGAAATCTCCCGATTTCCTAATTATCTGAAAGGGAAGGTTCAACTTCTTCCTTTTAATGATATGATTGATCCTGTAAAAGACAAGTTAGTCATTGCTCGTTATGATAATTACGCCAAGGATGGCATGTACTATGGATTACCTTTTCATGTAGGTGCCAGTGTCATGTATTACAATAAAGAATTATTAGATGCTGCAGGAGTTAAAGTCTCTGATATCGTTACTTGGGATGACTATTTTGCCGCAGGAAGAAAGGTCTTGTCCGCTACTGGTAAGCCCATGACCACCTTTGAAGTTACAGAACAGTGGTCTTTCTGGCAGATGATCAGTCAACAAGGATCTGACTTGTTTAATGCAGATGGCACCCCTTCTCTCGATAATCCAACAAATGTAAAAACTCTTCAATTCATGTTAGATATGATAAATTCTGGTGTTGCCGTACCTGCTCCCGGTGGATTTCACCATTCTGAAGAATATTATGGTTTTATGAATGATGCAGGGGCTGCTTCTGTTATGATGCCTATGTGGTATATGGGACGATTCACAGATTATATGCCTGATCTGAATCAAAAGATTATCATAGCTCCCTTGCCTCGTTGGACAAAAGATGGAAATCGTTCAGCCGGGATGGGAGGTACTTCTACCAATGTGACAGCACAAAGTAAATATCCTGATGTGGCCAAGCAATTTCTTGCCTTTGCCAAACTATCTCAAGAAGGCAATATTGCCATGTGGAAAGATCTTGGATTTGATCCTCCAAGATGGGATGTTTGGGAAAAGCCTGAAATGAATGAGCCTAATAAATTCACAGCGTATTTCCTTAATGATAATATTTTTGAAATGCTAGTTGATATTAAGGATGAGGTTTATCCTATTAATGTTGTGGAAGATTTACCTGAAGGTATCACTCTTGTTAGGAATGCCTTATTTCAAGTATTAGAAGAGCAAAGCAAAACTCCTAAAGAAGCTTTAAGTGATGTGGCAAAGGAACTTCGTTAG
- a CDS encoding carbohydrate ABC transporter permease, which yields MSFQEIYPGEVSFVGFSNYNELVTERFYTALSNSFWYTFWTIAILVPLPIILAVALHKATVGNTVYRALLFVPSLVSVVVAGTLIRLLFASNDQALVNSLFRLLGGESKNWLLAGQPYAMILLVVLATWKWTGVNIVYFLAGINSIPHELYEAATIDGADWNTQFWKITLPLIKPTIIFVITISIFGGFSMFEESYILWAGNESPNNVGLTMVGYLYQRGFQQANLGVGSAIGVVLITIVFIISIVQLNLFGFFKEEQ from the coding sequence ATGAGTTTTCAAGAAATTTATCCCGGTGAGGTAAGTTTTGTTGGGTTCAGTAACTACAATGAATTGGTAACTGAACGTTTTTATACTGCATTAAGTAATAGCTTTTGGTACACCTTTTGGACGATTGCCATTTTAGTACCTTTGCCCATTATTCTGGCGGTAGCTCTGCATAAAGCCACTGTAGGCAATACTGTTTATCGAGCCTTACTCTTTGTTCCTTCTCTTGTTTCTGTTGTCGTTGCTGGTACTTTGATTCGGTTGTTGTTTGCTTCAAATGATCAAGCCCTTGTTAATAGTTTATTTCGATTACTGGGAGGAGAGAGCAAAAACTGGCTATTAGCGGGACAACCTTATGCCATGATCTTACTTGTTGTCCTGGCGACTTGGAAGTGGACAGGAGTCAATATAGTTTACTTTTTGGCTGGCATAAATAGTATTCCCCATGAGTTATATGAAGCAGCCACGATTGATGGTGCTGATTGGAATACACAATTCTGGAAAATTACCCTCCCACTAATTAAACCAACAATAATCTTTGTAATAACTATTAGTATCTTTGGCGGTTTTTCTATGTTTGAAGAAAGTTATATTCTGTGGGCCGGAAATGAGTCTCCTAATAATGTTGGTCTTACCATGGTTGGCTATTTATATCAGCGGGGCTTTCAACAAGCTAATTTGGGGGTTGGTTCTGCTATTGGAGTTGTTCTTATTACTATAGTTTTCATTATTAGTATAGTACAGCTTAATTTATTTGGTTTTTTTAAGGAAGAACAGTAA